From Etheostoma spectabile isolate EspeVRDwgs_2016 chromosome 19, UIUC_Espe_1.0, whole genome shotgun sequence, the proteins below share one genomic window:
- the LOC116669387 gene encoding endonuclease domain-containing 1 protein produces MASWAKTILLVSIITSGVRGRVEKELSPECRQFLYMGTPPTGLEHHSLRFICQRYNKKPRYMTLYNTADHIPVYSAYTFKRSDGDKCADVPWMYEPQLSTSSGTDEMQPFPRGYMHMNFEDAQAVLDDYTNAILYERGTLNPDGHQEDPDDKASTYTLTNVVPMVPDFNVRVWNEQEHIIRKRLNNYCRGTAYIVTGITTSGKMIRRENMNRVAVPAYLWSAYCCIDYDHNAPYDERYKFPSFAHYGLNEEDNEVVEISVQKLKEFLRKTTFVGQNFQIFVGDCVPPGSRNTL; encoded by the exons ATGGCGTCTTGGGCAAAGACTATCCTCCTTGTCAGCATAATAACATCAGGGGTGAGAGGCAGAGTGGAAAAAGAGCTGTCTCCCGAGTGCAGACAATTCCTTTACATGGGAACACCACCGACCGGTTTGGAGCACCATTCCCTCCGGTTCATTTGTCAACGTTACAACAAGAAGCCACGCTACATGACGCTGTACAACACTGCAGACCACATCCCTGTGTACTCAGCATACACTTTCAAACGCTCAGATGGGGACAAATGCGCAGATGTCCCATGGATGTACGAACCGCAG CTATCCACATCCTCTGGCACAGATGAGATGCAACCCTTCCCACGTGGCTACATGCACATGAATTTCGAAGATGCCCAAGCTGTTCTGGATGATTATACAAACGCCATCCTTTACGAGCGCGGCACCCTCAATCCAGATGGGCACCAGGAAGATCCTGATGACAAGGCGTCCACATACACCCTCACCAATGTCGTGCCGATGGTGCCCGACTTCAACGTCAGAGTCTGGAACGAACAGGAGCACATCATCCGCAAACGGCTTAATAACTACTGCCGCGGAACAGCTTACATCGTCACAGGTATCACCACCTCGGGGAAGATGATCCGCCGGGAGAACATGAACCGCGTAGCAGTGCCCGCATACTTGTGGTCCGCTTATTGCTGCATTGACTACGACCACAACGCACCGTATGATGAGCGCTATAAGTTCCCATCTTTTGCTCACTACGGCCTGAATGAGGAAGACAATGAGGTGGTGGAAATCTCCGTCCAGAAGCTGAAGGAGTTCCTCAGGAAGACAACCTTTGTAGGCCAGAACTTTCAGATCTTTGTGGGTGACTGTGTCCCACCAGGGTCCAGGAACACTTTATAG